A genome region from Gossypium hirsutum isolate 1008001.06 chromosome A04, Gossypium_hirsutum_v2.1, whole genome shotgun sequence includes the following:
- the LOC107948132 gene encoding protein RGF1 INDUCIBLE TRANSCRIPTION FACTOR 1 isoform X1, with product MATMLVPPWLESLLSTAFFTVCRSHGDAGRSECNMYCLDCKGDSFCFYCRSSKHKDHQVIQFVFCQIRRSSYHDVVRVTEVQKVLDISGVQTYVINSARVLFLNERPQPKSGKLGVSHLCEICGRTLLDPFRFCSLGCKLVGIKRNIGNASFNIEEEGIIISKEEEEEEMREGSQRDINPSTPPPPPSNARRRKGIPHRAPFGS from the exons ATGGCTACAATGCTGGTGCCGCCATGGCTAGAGTCATTGCTAAGTACTGCCTTTTTCACAGTATGCAGAAGTCATGGAGATGCAGGTAGGAGTGAATGCAACATGTATTGTTTAGACTGTAAAGGAGATTCATTTTGCTTTTATTGCCGTTCTTCTAAACACAAAGATCATCAAGTAATTCAG TTTGTGTTTTGTCAGATAAGGAGATCATCATATCATGATGTAGTGAGGGTTACAGAGGTTCAGAAAGTGTTGGATATAAGTGGGGTACAAACTTATGTGATAAATAGTGCCAGGGTTCTATTCTTGAATGAAAGGCCTCAACCAAAATCTGGGAAATTAGGAGTTTCTCATTTATGTGAAATCTGTGGAAGAACACTCTTGGACCCTTTTCGTTTTTGCTCATTGGGTTGTAAG CTTGTAGGAATAAAGAGGAATATTGGGAATGCAAGTTTTAACATAGAAGAAGAAGGCATAATAATAtcgaaggaagaagaagaagaagaaatgcgTGAAGGGTCACAACGAGACATTAACCCTTCGACGCCTCCCCCACCTCCTTCAAATGCAAGGCGAAGAAAAGGAATTCCTCACCGAGCACCGTTTGGGTCCTAG
- the LOC107948132 gene encoding protein RGF1 INDUCIBLE TRANSCRIPTION FACTOR 1 isoform X2, producing the protein MATMLVPPWLESLLSTAFFTVCRSHGDAGRSECNMYCLDCKGDSFCFYCRSSKHKDHQVIQIRRSSYHDVVRVTEVQKVLDISGVQTYVINSARVLFLNERPQPKSGKLGVSHLCEICGRTLLDPFRFCSLGCKLVGIKRNIGNASFNIEEEGIIISKEEEEEEMREGSQRDINPSTPPPPPSNARRRKGIPHRAPFGS; encoded by the exons ATGGCTACAATGCTGGTGCCGCCATGGCTAGAGTCATTGCTAAGTACTGCCTTTTTCACAGTATGCAGAAGTCATGGAGATGCAGGTAGGAGTGAATGCAACATGTATTGTTTAGACTGTAAAGGAGATTCATTTTGCTTTTATTGCCGTTCTTCTAAACACAAAGATCATCAAGTAATTCAG ATAAGGAGATCATCATATCATGATGTAGTGAGGGTTACAGAGGTTCAGAAAGTGTTGGATATAAGTGGGGTACAAACTTATGTGATAAATAGTGCCAGGGTTCTATTCTTGAATGAAAGGCCTCAACCAAAATCTGGGAAATTAGGAGTTTCTCATTTATGTGAAATCTGTGGAAGAACACTCTTGGACCCTTTTCGTTTTTGCTCATTGGGTTGTAAG CTTGTAGGAATAAAGAGGAATATTGGGAATGCAAGTTTTAACATAGAAGAAGAAGGCATAATAATAtcgaaggaagaagaagaagaagaaatgcgTGAAGGGTCACAACGAGACATTAACCCTTCGACGCCTCCCCCACCTCCTTCAAATGCAAGGCGAAGAAAAGGAATTCCTCACCGAGCACCGTTTGGGTCCTAG